In one Juglans regia cultivar Chandler chromosome 11, Walnut 2.0, whole genome shotgun sequence genomic region, the following are encoded:
- the LOC108993616 gene encoding uncharacterized protein DDB_G0274935-like, translated as MAENTRSKHQQYEELQQQLLEMRQQNKQTQKTMKNFQNNFDTLNDMMRTIVQQHQQQHQNQNQHQQNNQYQHQEQRQLQYEDQEPHEPRRGNFRGMRLDFPHFQGDQPASWIFEAHQYFEFHQTPLPHRMLMASYHMEGEALVWYQESFERGHFHD; from the coding sequence ATGGCAGAAAATACTAGATCCAAGCATCAACAATATGAGGAGTTACAACAACAGCTACTGGAAATGAGACAACAGAACAAGCAAACCCAGAAAACAATGAAGAACTTCCAGAATAATTTCGACACACTCAATGACATGATGCGCACAATCGTTCAGCAAcatcaacaacaacatcaaaaccaaaatcaacatCAGCAAAACAATCAGTACCAACACCAGGAACAGCGCCAGCTACAGTATGAAGACCAAGAACCACACGAACCAAGAAGAGGCAACTTCAGAGGCATGCGCTTAGACTTTCCACATTTTCAAGGAGACCAGCCAGCTTCATGGATTTTCGAAGCACACCAGTACTTTGAATTTCATCAGACTCCCTTGCCACATCGCATGCTCATGGCATCCTACCACATGGAAGGGGAGGCTCTTGTGTGGTACCAAGAGTCTTTCGAAAGAGGCCATTTCCATGACTAG